From the genome of Scytonema hofmannii PCC 7110, one region includes:
- a CDS encoding non-ribosomal peptide synthetase has product MDKQYSNLSPTKKALLEKWKEGKFKVETITKRQVYNNIPLSFSQQRLWFIDKLYHGSYFYNIPSVFHLKGALNMRALQQSLNEILKRHEVWRTAFVLVNGEPVQQIVSQLTWDLPIINLDHLSGRDWEPEVKQLAAQEAKQPFHLAKGPLVRATLLRLGEEEHVFLLTMHHIITDGWSIGVFLRELTTLYAAFSTNQPSPLPELPIQYADFAVWQRDRLQGEVLANQLNYWKQQLTSELPVLQLPTDRARPTVATFTGAKQYFTFSKTLTDALNQLSQREDTTLFMTLLAAFNTLLYHYTDQEDILIGSPIANRNRAELEGMLGLFVNTLVLRNNLNGNPSFRKLLHQVREVTLDAYAHQDLPFEKLVAELQPERDLSRNPLYEVMFVLQNTPMSVQEVSGLTLRTLQFDSGTAQLDIFLSMSESQQGLTGCLEYNTDLFDSATINRFIIHFQSLLESIVASPEQRICELSPLTTPEREQLLVEWNQTRANYSQDASLHQLFEQQVEQSHDALALISQTEQLTYRQLNQRVNQLAHYLQKQGVTKGTLVAISLERSVEMVVGILAVLKAGGAYIPLDPSYPVERLSFMLSDSQVSLVISQKSLVNNFRQMTFDIDAQRAASRRVGQVTVISLDGEWEIIKQESQENPISPSKADNLAYVIYTSGSTGTPKGVLGTHRGTVNGLHWLWKTYPFIQNEVCCQKTAISFVDSVWEIFAPLLQGIPTVIIPDTIVKDPQLFIETLAKHKVTRIILVPSLLRLLLDSYSYLTKNLSHLKLWITSGEALSVSLTQTFLQLMPGAKLINLYGSSEVSANVTHYDTSLLPDKLISVPIGRPIDNTQVYVLNRHLQPTPVGVVGELYVGGDGLARGYLHRPELTQERFIDNPFVPGTKLYKTGDLVRYLIDGNLEYLGRRDDQVKIRGFRVELGEIAAAIAQHPDVKESVVIARDDEGDRHLIAYVVTPKQDIVAQLLPHLQQKLPNYMLPSAFVVLDAIPLTPNGKVDKRSLPIDDVIRPNATQALVAPRNFTELALVKIWENLLNTSPIGVSDNFFGLGGHSFLAVRLMAQIYDRFGYNLPLSTLFENPTIEKLATIVSQPVRETSNSPLVAIQSNGSKIPFFCMHGAGGGVRHYFNLSRRLGEDYPFYALQHNPDQEEPEIISVEETAARYLQEIRQVQPIGPYLLGGFCYGGVLAFEMAQQLQRQGETVGLLVVIDAILPETAIKPTDDDDAKFLLRMAESIKTNSNINFSVPFEELRDLPVDEQFHLVNKKANFIFSDTEIKDFLRYYKLFKAHVQAMRDYVPQVYPHSMTLFRAKEEIIHDFESPEFYTDNPLLGWGKCSSQPIQVIEVPGDHFSIFVEPHIQELAKQLRISIDNVLMRVV; this is encoded by the coding sequence ATGGATAAACAATACTCTAATTTATCACCTACCAAAAAAGCCCTCTTGGAAAAATGGAAGGAAGGCAAATTTAAAGTTGAGACTATTACCAAACGTCAAGTTTATAACAATATTCCCTTGTCTTTCTCTCAACAAAGGCTGTGGTTTATTGACAAACTTTACCACGGAAGTTATTTTTACAATATTCCTAGTGTCTTTCATTTAAAGGGAGCGCTCAATATGAGAGCACTCCAGCAAAGTCTCAATGAAATCCTGAAGCGTCATGAAGTTTGGCGCACAGCTTTTGTGCTTGTAAATGGAGAGCCAGTGCAGCAGATTGTATCCCAATTAACCTGGGATCTACCTATTATCAACCTCGATCATTTGTCTGGTAGAGATTGGGAACCAGAGGTTAAACAACTTGCAGCCCAAGAGGCAAAGCAACCTTTCCATTTAGCGAAAGGACCTCTAGTCAGAGCGACTTTACTGCGCTTGGGTGAAGAAGAACACGTTTTCCTCTTGACCATGCACCACATTATTACAGATGGATGGTCTATTGGTGTGTTCTTGCGGGAGTTAACAACGCTGTATGCAGCGTTCTCCACAAATCAGCCTTCTCCCTTACCTGAACTTCCCATTCAGTACGCAGATTTCGCAGTTTGGCAGCGCGATCGCTTGCAAGGTGAAGTCTTGGCAAACCAACTCAATTACTGGAAGCAACAACTCACCAGTGAATTACCCGTCCTACAGTTACCCACAGACCGTGCGCGACCTACCGTTGCCACTTTTACTGGTGCTAAGCAATACTTTACGTTCTCCAAAACCTTAACAGATGCACTGAATCAATTGAGCCAGCGAGAAGACACCACTTTATTTATGACTCTGCTGGCAGCATTTAATACGTTACTATATCACTACACTGACCAAGAAGACATCCTCATTGGTTCTCCAATTGCAAACCGGAACCGAGCTGAACTAGAAGGGATGCTGGGTTTGTTTGTAAATACTTTAGTGTTGCGTAATAATCTTAATGGTAATCCCAGCTTTCGCAAACTACTACATCAAGTGCGTGAGGTGACTCTTGATGCTTATGCACATCAGGATTTGCCTTTTGAGAAGCTCGTAGCAGAATTGCAACCCGAGCGAGACTTAAGCCGGAATCCGCTGTATGAAGTTATGTTTGTCCTGCAAAATACCCCAATGTCCGTACAGGAAGTATCTGGTTTAACCTTGCGTACTTTGCAGTTCGATAGCGGTACAGCACAGTTGGACATTTTCCTGTCAATGTCCGAATCCCAACAGGGATTAACCGGGTGTTTGGAGTACAATACGGATTTGTTTGACTCAGCAACAATAAACCGATTCATTATTCATTTCCAATCCTTATTGGAAAGCATTGTTGCTAGTCCCGAGCAGCGCATCTGTGAATTGTCACCACTAACTACTCCCGAGCGAGAGCAACTGTTAGTCGAGTGGAATCAGACAAGGGCAAATTATTCCCAAGATGCGTCTCTCCATCAATTATTTGAGCAGCAAGTCGAGCAATCTCATGATGCATTAGCGTTAATTAGCCAAACAGAACAACTGACTTACCGTCAACTCAACCAGAGGGTTAATCAACTTGCCCATTATTTACAAAAACAGGGTGTAACAAAAGGAACTCTTGTCGCCATTTCTCTGGAACGTTCAGTAGAAATGGTCGTGGGAATTTTAGCTGTCCTCAAAGCAGGTGGTGCTTATATTCCCCTTGACCCAAGTTATCCAGTTGAGCGTTTGAGCTTTATGCTCTCCGATTCTCAAGTGTCATTGGTCATTAGTCAAAAATCATTGGTTAATAACTTTAGACAAATGACTTTTGACATAGACGCCCAAAGGGCGGCTTCCCGTAGGGTAGGACAAGTAACGGTCATCTCCTTAGACGGTGAATGGGAAATTATCAAGCAAGAAAGTCAAGAAAACCCCATTAGTCCGTCAAAAGCCGATAATCTCGCCTATGTTATCTACACTTCTGGCTCAACTGGAACACCTAAAGGCGTGCTTGGGACTCATCGCGGTACAGTCAATGGCTTGCACTGGCTGTGGAAAACCTATCCCTTCATACAAAACGAGGTTTGTTGCCAGAAAACAGCCATTAGCTTTGTAGACTCAGTATGGGAGATTTTTGCACCCTTACTTCAAGGCATTCCCACTGTCATTATTCCCGATACCATTGTCAAAGACCCACAATTGTTCATAGAAACTCTGGCAAAGCACAAAGTTACACGTATTATACTTGTTCCCTCACTGCTGCGCTTACTCTTGGATAGCTACAGTTATCTTACCAAGAATTTATCGCATCTAAAACTTTGGATAACGAGCGGTGAAGCACTGTCTGTCAGCTTAACTCAAACTTTCCTCCAATTGATGCCAGGAGCAAAACTGATCAACCTTTACGGCTCATCGGAAGTTTCTGCCAACGTTACTCACTATGACACTAGTTTATTGCCAGATAAACTAATTAGCGTTCCTATTGGTCGTCCCATCGACAATACTCAGGTCTATGTCTTGAATCGCCATTTGCAACCAACGCCTGTAGGAGTTGTTGGTGAACTTTATGTTGGTGGTGATGGATTGGCAAGGGGATATTTGCATCGTCCCGAATTAACTCAGGAACGGTTTATTGATAACCCCTTTGTCCCAGGAACCAAACTTTATAAAACTGGTGATTTGGTGCGTTATCTCATTGATGGTAACCTTGAGTATTTAGGTCGCCGTGATGACCAAGTCAAAATCCGTGGCTTCCGGGTGGAGCTAGGAGAAATTGCAGCCGCGATCGCACAACATCCAGACGTGAAAGAATCTGTCGTTATTGCCCGAGATGATGAAGGAGATCGCCATTTGATTGCATATGTAGTGACTCCTAAGCAAGATATAGTGGCGCAACTCTTGCCCCACTTGCAACAAAAGCTGCCGAACTATATGCTACCGTCTGCTTTCGTAGTATTAGATGCAATACCCCTTACACCCAATGGCAAAGTAGACAAGCGATCGCTTCCCATTGACGACGTTATCCGACCAAACGCCACTCAAGCCTTGGTTGCTCCCCGGAATTTTACGGAATTGGCTTTGGTGAAAATTTGGGAAAATCTTCTGAATACTAGCCCGATTGGGGTATCAGATAACTTCTTTGGGTTGGGCGGTCACTCATTTTTAGCTGTACGCTTGATGGCTCAAATTTACGACCGATTCGGGTACAATCTTCCCCTGTCTACTCTTTTTGAAAACCCGACGATTGAAAAACTAGCGACCATTGTCAGTCAGCCAGTGCGTGAGACATCCAATTCTCCTCTGGTAGCAATTCAGTCGAATGGTTCCAAGATTCCTTTCTTTTGTATGCATGGCGCGGGTGGAGGTGTTCGTCACTACTTTAACTTGTCCAGAAGACTTGGTGAGGACTATCCATTTTATGCCTTGCAACATAACCCTGACCAAGAGGAACCGGAAATAATTTCAGTGGAGGAAACAGCAGCTCGCTACCTCCAAGAAATACGTCAGGTACAACCGATTGGTCCTTATCTTTTAGGAGGTTTTTGTTACGGCGGTGTGCTTGCCTTTGAAATGGCGCAACAATTGCAAAGGCAGGGTGAAACAGTAGGTTTGTTAGTTGTTATCGATGCTATATTACCAGAAACTGCTATTAAACCGACAGACGATGACGATGCAAAATTCTTACTCCGCATGGCTGAATCAATCAAAACTAATAGTAATATAAACTTTTCCGTTCCTTTTGAGGAACTTCGAGATTTACCAGTGGATGAGCAATTTCATTTAGTGAATAAAAAAGCCAACTTCATCTTTAGCGATACAGAGATTAAAGATTTTCTCCGCTATTACAAACTTTTCAAAGCTCATGTCCAAGCCATGCGAGATTATGTTCCCCAGGTTTATCCTCACTCCATGACTCTGTTCCGAGCAAAGGAGGAGATTATTCATGACTTTGAAAGTCCAGAATTTTATACTGATAACCCCCTACTAGGGTGGGGTAAATGTTCTAGTCAACCTATTCAGGTTATTGAAGTTCCAGGCGATCATTTCTCAATTTTCGTCGAACCTCATATTCAGGAATTAGCCAAACAGTTGAGAATTTCTATTGATAATGTTCTTATGAGAGTAGTATAG
- a CDS encoding class I SAM-dependent DNA methyltransferase, protein MSFTSPVPNYETFARMQNELKGYSDKDIVEYVIPVLEQIMLRHLPKGSRILDLGCGSARLLKQLQIKGYQMTGLDASEKLLHYARKNSPDSEFILGDIRKFDLPPTFDAVFSTEVLLFIINLEELKLVFKNVYVALKENGLFVFTMPLADLLHEVAPQTFNHVNVNDECALLEIFYYKPEERIWEIKVTGFELIEGLWKRSDTTWLRKDYFLAEVKSSLENVGFTEITHYNLKDFGSDEKHGLACFICRK, encoded by the coding sequence ATGTCTTTTACCAGTCCTGTTCCAAATTACGAGACCTTTGCCCGGATGCAGAACGAACTTAAGGGTTATTCAGATAAAGATATAGTAGAATATGTCATACCTGTTTTAGAGCAAATAATGTTACGCCATCTCCCCAAGGGATCGCGAATTCTTGATCTTGGGTGCGGTTCAGCAAGGTTATTAAAACAGCTTCAAATAAAAGGATATCAAATGACTGGGCTTGATGCTTCTGAAAAACTGTTGCACTATGCCCGAAAAAACTCACCTGATAGTGAATTTATTCTTGGTGATATACGTAAATTTGATCTGCCACCTACCTTTGATGCAGTTTTTTCAACCGAAGTTTTACTCTTCATTATAAACCTTGAAGAATTAAAACTCGTCTTCAAAAACGTATATGTAGCATTAAAGGAAAATGGTCTCTTCGTATTCACGATGCCGTTGGCAGATTTGCTACATGAGGTGGCTCCGCAAACTTTTAATCATGTCAATGTTAATGACGAGTGTGCTTTGCTTGAAATATTCTACTATAAACCGGAAGAAAGAATATGGGAAATTAAAGTTACCGGGTTTGAATTGATAGAGGGACTCTGGAAGCGTTCAGACACAACTTGGCTGAGGAAAGATTACTTTTTAGCAGAAGTTAAGTCGTCTTTAGAAAATGTAGGATTCACAGAAATTACTCACTACAATCTCAAAGATTTTGGAAGTGACGAGAAACACGGCTTGGCTTGCTTTATTTGTCGAAAATAA
- a CDS encoding type I polyketide synthase, translating to MITDNSKIEETADLDIALVGISGRFPGANNIDEFWDNLQNGVESIGFFDNQDLVVSNIEESVLNDPNYVKAAPVLEDIESFDARFFGFSPREAEVMDPQNRLFMECAWEALENAGYDPETYEGLIGVYAGTSTNTYFLHNVYQNYNLINFSNKYTLNKDFLTTNISYKLNLKGPSVGIQTYCSTSLVAVHLACKSLLDEECDIALAGGVAIKVPQKSGYFYQEGGILSPDGHCRAFDAKAQGTIFGSGLGIVVLKRLKDAIADRDYIHAVIKGSAINNDGSLKVSYTAPSVDGQAEVIVEALANAGIDADDISYIETHGTGTATGDPVEVAALTKAFRAFTQRNGFCAIGSVKPNIGHLDTAAGVASLIKAVLALKHKQIPPSLNFEIPNPQIDFPNSPFYVNTKLTEWEANGIPRRAGVSSLGFGGTNAHIILEEAPDVKTNHGASGHSRPWQLLLLSAKTSSALETATANLVAYLKQHPDINLANVAHTLQVGRRAFNHRRILVCQDIKDAVTALKTQEIKRVLTAYQEHREQPVIFMFSGQGAQYVNMGRELYEVEPTFRKYVDICAAILQPHLGLDIRHILYPHAQHIDVETRDLASLQQTAITQPALFIIEYALAQLWMEWGVRPEAMIGHSIGEYVAATIAGVFSLEDALAVVATRGQLMQQLPTGSMLAVPLPEKDVQSLLDVETKHDRSLQNPGTSVQIAAINSPFSCVVSGSTDAIATLQNQLSSFGIECRLLHTSHAFHSVMMEPILEPFVQAVKKVKLNPPQIRFISNVTGSWITDEQATNPHYWSQHLRQTVKFSSGITQLLQQFEGVFLELGPGRTLSTLTTQHLKPEAQQIVLTSLRHAKEQQSDVAWLLQTLGRLWLSGVEINWSGFYTHEQRRRLPLPTYPFERQRYWIDAKSSSSSSSKSVTLNKRQDIADWFYIPSWKRSLLPHSFSPYKNESVQEQWLLFVDECGVGSQLVNKLQQNSKNVILVKVGEQFTKLSEGIYAINPQNRDDYDALFQELIALSKTPQNIAHLWSLNNVETRQLGKYLEFNSLLFLTQSLGKFKIGNRLQIWVVSNNIQEVSGNETLDLEKAMVLGLCKVIPQEYPNITCRSIDFGLTNRRGARTMEEGRGDCESQIVDQIISEFTTLSSDLVVAYRDRYRWVQTFEPVHLKSVVEEKTPLRKQGVYLFPGGLESLGVVLAEYLAKTLQAKLIFIEDFAFPEKDDYSQWLETHTQEEDMSRKIQKLHALAELGADILVVRADATNYQQMYQCLAPENIGSIDGVIYSTGITREHIFCSIPEIGNTELEKLLDSQNKKIAILEQVLQSRKLDFCIIFSSLSSILGGFGLSLYSGVNQLIDTFTQRHNQTKSLPWTLINWDKVQLNKTQEQKTLEQVSGVELAINETESIEVFKRLFSLGEGNQVIVSTVDLKARSERTFKLASLLDSKSSSQVEPSSRYSRPHLSHCYVAPTNELEKQIAEVWQEVLGIAQVGIYDNFYELGGDSLIATRLVSHLQTKYPVELPLRELLLEAMVPSKQAEMIERLLLEKIEELSEEEAEVLLTHHADC from the coding sequence ATGATAACTGACAATTCAAAAATTGAAGAAACAGCAGATTTAGACATAGCATTAGTGGGAATATCTGGTCGTTTCCCTGGTGCAAATAATATTGATGAATTTTGGGATAATCTCCAAAATGGAGTTGAGTCTATTGGATTTTTTGATAATCAAGATTTAGTAGTTTCAAATATTGAAGAGAGTGTTCTCAATGACCCAAATTATGTCAAAGCAGCACCTGTACTAGAAGATATTGAGAGTTTTGATGCTAGATTCTTTGGCTTTAGCCCCAGAGAAGCTGAAGTGATGGACCCCCAAAACCGCCTCTTCATGGAGTGTGCCTGGGAAGCGCTTGAAAACGCTGGATACGATCCAGAAACTTATGAAGGGTTGATTGGGGTTTACGCTGGTACAAGCACAAACACTTACTTTTTGCACAATGTTTATCAAAACTATAATTTGATAAATTTTTCAAATAAATATACTCTTAATAAAGATTTTTTGACTACAAATATTTCATACAAATTAAATCTGAAAGGACCAAGTGTAGGTATCCAGACTTACTGCTCTACTTCATTAGTTGCGGTACACTTAGCTTGCAAAAGTCTACTAGATGAAGAGTGCGATATTGCTTTAGCAGGGGGGGTTGCAATTAAAGTTCCACAGAAGTCAGGCTATTTCTATCAAGAAGGTGGAATTTTGTCTCCTGATGGTCACTGTCGTGCCTTTGATGCTAAAGCACAAGGTACTATTTTCGGCAGTGGGCTTGGAATTGTCGTCTTAAAAAGATTAAAAGATGCCATAGCAGATAGAGACTACATTCATGCAGTTATCAAAGGTTCAGCCATTAACAACGATGGTTCCTTGAAAGTTAGTTATACGGCACCTAGTGTAGATGGTCAGGCAGAGGTGATCGTAGAGGCTCTAGCAAATGCTGGAATAGATGCTGATGATATTTCTTATATAGAGACTCATGGAACTGGAACAGCAACTGGTGACCCAGTCGAAGTTGCTGCACTAACAAAGGCTTTTCGTGCTTTTACCCAAAGAAATGGCTTCTGCGCCATCGGTTCAGTAAAACCAAATATCGGACATTTAGATACAGCAGCTGGTGTAGCAAGCCTGATCAAGGCTGTCTTAGCACTGAAACACAAGCAAATACCCCCTAGCTTAAATTTTGAAATTCCCAATCCTCAGATAGATTTTCCTAACAGCCCCTTCTACGTCAATACTAAACTTACTGAGTGGGAAGCTAACGGTATTCCCCGTCGGGCTGGAGTTAGTTCCTTAGGCTTTGGTGGCACTAATGCCCATATCATTCTTGAAGAAGCCCCAGATGTAAAGACTAACCATGGCGCGTCTGGTCATTCACGCCCTTGGCAATTGCTTTTATTATCAGCCAAAACTAGTTCGGCACTTGAAACTGCAACTGCAAATTTGGTCGCGTATTTAAAACAGCATCCAGATATAAACTTAGCAAACGTAGCTCACACCCTACAAGTAGGTCGCAGAGCTTTTAACCATCGCCGCATATTGGTGTGCCAGGACATTAAAGATGCTGTAACCGCCCTAAAAACGCAGGAGATCAAACGGGTTTTGACTGCATACCAAGAGCATAGAGAACAGCCCGTCATTTTCATGTTTTCAGGACAAGGGGCGCAATATGTAAATATGGGGCGGGAACTATACGAGGTCGAACCCACATTTCGCAAATATGTGGATATCTGTGCTGCAATTCTCCAACCCCACCTCGGTCTCGATATCCGTCATATACTTTATCCACACGCACAACACATCGATGTAGAGACGAGAGATCTCGCGTCTCTACAGCAGACGGCAATTACCCAACCAGCACTGTTTATTATTGAGTACGCCCTGGCCCAATTATGGATGGAATGGGGAGTGCGTCCAGAGGCAATGATTGGTCACAGCATCGGGGAATACGTCGCGGCAACAATTGCAGGCGTGTTCTCCCTAGAAGATGCCTTGGCGGTTGTGGCAACAAGGGGACAACTGATGCAACAGTTGCCCACAGGGAGTATGCTTGCTGTTCCACTTCCAGAAAAAGACGTGCAATCCCTATTAGATGTAGAGACTAAGCATGACAGGTCTCTACAAAACCCTGGAACGTCTGTACAAATAGCAGCAATCAACAGTCCATTCTCATGCGTAGTTTCCGGTTCAACCGATGCGATCGCCACACTCCAAAACCAATTATCCTCATTTGGAATTGAATGTCGGCTTTTACACACGTCTCATGCGTTTCATTCTGTAATGATGGAACCCATCTTAGAACCATTTGTGCAAGCTGTGAAAAAAGTGAAGCTCAACCCGCCTCAGATTCGCTTCATTTCCAATGTTACTGGGAGTTGGATTACAGATGAACAAGCCACAAATCCTCACTACTGGAGTCAACATCTGCGGCAAACAGTGAAATTTTCCTCTGGGATAACTCAACTGTTACAACAGTTTGAAGGTGTTTTCCTGGAGTTGGGTCCGGGGCGAACATTAAGTACATTAACAACACAGCATTTAAAGCCAGAAGCACAACAAATTGTGCTGACTTCTTTACGCCATGCCAAAGAACAACAATCGGATGTTGCTTGGTTGTTACAGACATTAGGTCGGCTGTGGTTATCTGGTGTAGAAATAAATTGGTCGGGATTCTATACCCACGAGCAACGCCGTCGTCTGCCTTTGCCCACTTACCCCTTTGAGCGACAAAGATACTGGATTGATGCTAAATCCTCATCTTCTTCAAGTAGCAAGTCAGTTACATTAAACAAAAGACAAGACATTGCCGACTGGTTTTATATTCCTTCATGGAAACGTTCTTTGCTCCCTCATTCATTCTCCCCTTATAAAAACGAATCTGTACAAGAACAATGGTTGTTGTTTGTTGATGAGTGTGGGGTAGGTTCTCAGTTAGTTAATAAACTCCAACAGAATAGCAAAAATGTGATTTTGGTGAAGGTGGGAGAGCAGTTTACTAAATTGAGTGAGGGAATTTATGCTATTAATCCCCAAAATCGTGATGACTATGATGCATTGTTCCAAGAACTGATTGCATTAAGTAAGACTCCCCAAAATATTGCTCATTTATGGAGTCTGAATAATGTTGAGACTCGTCAACTAGGTAAGTATCTAGAATTTAACAGTTTGCTGTTTTTAACGCAGTCTCTTGGTAAGTTCAAAATTGGCAATCGCTTGCAAATCTGGGTTGTATCGAACAACATCCAAGAAGTCAGTGGCAATGAAACTCTTGACCTAGAAAAAGCAATGGTGTTAGGTTTATGTAAGGTTATTCCTCAAGAGTATCCGAATATTACTTGTCGGAGTATTGATTTTGGTTTAACGAACCGCAGAGGCGCACGAACCATGGAGGAAGGAAGGGGAGATTGTGAGAGTCAAATCGTAGACCAAATCATTAGTGAGTTTACGACTTTGTCGTCTGACTTGGTTGTTGCTTATCGCGATCGCTACCGTTGGGTACAAACGTTTGAACCAGTTCACTTAAAGTCAGTAGTTGAAGAAAAAACACCATTGAGAAAACAGGGTGTATACCTGTTTCCTGGTGGATTAGAAAGTCTTGGAGTTGTACTTGCAGAATACTTAGCAAAAACTTTACAAGCAAAACTGATATTTATCGAGGATTTTGCTTTTCCAGAAAAAGATGATTATTCACAATGGCTTGAAACTCACACGCAAGAAGAGGATATGAGTCGCAAAATCCAAAAACTGCACGCATTAGCTGAGTTGGGTGCAGACATTTTGGTGGTGCGTGCAGATGCAACTAACTATCAACAAATGTACCAGTGCCTTGCACCTGAGAATATTGGTTCAATTGATGGGGTTATCTATTCAACTGGAATAACCCGCGAACATATATTTTGCTCGATACCAGAAATTGGGAATACAGAGTTAGAAAAACTACTAGACTCTCAAAATAAGAAAATCGCTATATTAGAACAAGTATTACAGAGTCGAAAGTTAGATTTTTGTATCATTTTTTCTTCTTTATCTTCCATTTTAGGAGGATTTGGGTTATCTTTATACTCAGGAGTTAACCAGTTAATAGATACCTTTACTCAGAGACATAATCAAACTAAGTCTTTGCCGTGGACTCTCATAAATTGGGATAAAGTGCAACTAAATAAAACCCAAGAACAAAAAACTCTTGAACAGGTATCTGGGGTGGAATTAGCCATTAACGAAACAGAAAGCATAGAAGTATTTAAACGGCTCTTCTCTTTAGGAGAGGGAAATCAAGTTATTGTTTCCACAGTAGATCTCAAAGCAAGAAGCGAACGCACATTCAAACTTGCCTCGTTACTAGATTCAAAATCCTCTAGTCAAGTAGAGCCATCTTCACGCTATTCCAGACCTCATCTTAGTCATTGTTATGTTGCTCCAACTAACGAGTTAGAAAAACAAATCGCCGAAGTCTGGCAAGAAGTACTTGGGATTGCACAAGTTGGTATTTATGACAACTTCTATGAGTTGGGAGGAGACTCCCTCATTGCAACTCGACTAGTTTCTCATTTGCAAACAAAGTACCCGGTAGAATTACCACTGCGCGAGCTTTTACTAGAAGCAATGGTACCGAGCAAACAGGCAGAAATGATTGAGCGACTTCTGTTAGAAAAAATTGAAGAATTATCTGAAGAGGAAGCAGAAGTTCTTTTGACTCATCATGCAGATTGTTGA